A region from the Spirochaetae bacterium HGW-Spirochaetae-1 genome encodes:
- the mraZ gene encoding division/cell wall cluster transcriptional repressor MraZ, translating into MFMGEYHPALDEKGRVAVPMRLRRAYGGDVPIDKLIITHGFDKCIMAFRENDWREFVEKKLMPLPQADPKNRMRLRFLLGGASECELDKQGRLIIPPYLQDYAGIRKDLTILGMYDRIEIWSEEVYREYKPSGDSLESFASELGF; encoded by the coding sequence ATGTTCATGGGGGAATATCATCCTGCTCTTGATGAGAAGGGGCGTGTGGCCGTACCAATGCGGCTGCGCAGGGCCTATGGCGGCGATGTTCCCATCGATAAGCTGATTATCACCCATGGTTTTGATAAATGCATAATGGCCTTCCGGGAGAATGACTGGCGGGAGTTTGTTGAGAAAAAGCTCATGCCCCTGCCGCAGGCCGATCCGAAAAACAGGATGCGTCTCCGGTTTCTCCTGGGCGGCGCCAGTGAATGCGAACTGGATAAGCAGGGACGGCTCATCATCCCTCCCTATCTCCAGGACTATGCCGGGATACGGAAGGACCTGACCATCCTGGGCATGTATGATCGCATCGAGATATGGTCCGAAGAGGTGTATCGTGAGTATAAGCCCAGCGGGGATTCCCTGGAGTCCTTCGCGTCGGAGCTTGGTTTTTGA